The Candidatus Tanganyikabacteria bacterium DNA segment TTGGCCGGGATGGGGATGGTGACATCGACCTCCGTGCCCGGGTCGGCCTTTATCGGCGAGTCGACCAGCGACAGGCCGTTCAGCGACAGGTCGCTGAGGGTTCCCGGGAAGACGTCCCGGCCGTGCACCCGCACCTCGACGCTCATCGTGATCTTCTCGCGGTAGTAGCGCCGCGGGATGATGGCGGCCACGATGCGCCGCTCCCGGTCCTTCGACAGGTCGTACTCGTTGCCGTCCGCCATGACGATCGGGCGGTTGAGGTGCTCGGGCCGGACCGCTATGACGCGGGCTTCCTGGCCGGTGTTGAGCTTGACCAGCGAGTTCAGGGGGTAGGGCGCGATGTAACGCTGGAACGCCCACACCAGGCCGGGATCCCACTCCTTGCCCGCGAGGGACTGGATGATGCGGTAGGCGACGGCCGGATCGAGTCGCTTGCGGTACGGCTGATCCGAGATCATCGCGTCGTACGCGTCGGCCAGACCCACGATCGCCGCCTCCTCGCCGATCTGCGATCCCCGCAGGCCCCGCGGGTAGCCGCTCCCGTCGAACCGTTCGTGGTGGTTCTCGATGACGAACAGGATGGACCCGCGGGCCCAGTTGAAGTTGGAGACGACCTCGGCGCCCAGGCGGCCATGATCCTGGACCAGCGCCCGCTCGGCCTCGCTTAGCTCCTCGGTCTTGTGGAGCAGATGGCGCGGGAGGCGGAACTTGCCGATGTCGGCCAGCAGGGCCGCGCTGCCGAGCGTGAAGAGCCGCGTCCGGTCGTACTTGAGCGCCAGGCCCATCGCGATGGACATCATGGCCACGTTGATCGAGTGTGAGTACAGGTAGTAGTCGTGGCAGCGCAGGTCCATGTAGCGGCCCGGCAGGACCTTCTCCAGGCGATCGACCATGATCTGCACGAGGTCGGTCAGGATCTCGCGTATGCCGAAGGAATCCAGGGCCTTGAAGCCCCTGGCGGTACCGTAGGCGCGCCCCAGTTCCTCGAGGCGCACCATGACTTCCTTGGCCTTCGAAAACAGGTCGAAGTCCATAGGGCCCTGGAGACCCGGCGCCGCATCCGGTTCGTTCTCTTCCTCCTGCGGCGGGGGCCTGAGGCACTCGATCGCCACGTCGGTCAGGCGCAGCAACTCGATCTTGAAGATGTACGACTCGGTCAGTACGGTGCCGGCGGGCAGGAGGATCTGCGCGGTCTGGGGGTGGAGCAGGTCGCGCGCCAGGGTGTCGCCGGCTTCGAGCGTACGCTTGCGGCTCACGGGGCGATACCCGCCGCGTCGAGCAGGACGCTCATCAGGCTTTCGCGATCCTCTTCGCCGGCGGGGATCGCCGAGAGCGCGAAGACCGACTTGCCGCCCTCGCCGTGGCGGACCCACAGGACGTGGCCAATAAGCACCAGTTCGCGCCCGGCGCCCACCAGGCGCACGTACAGGTCGGCTCCTAGCTGCGGCGCCGTGTCGGCCTCTATGCAGAGGCCGCCGAGCGAGAGGTCCATGGCCTTGCCCACGATCGCCAGGCCGCCCGGATCCGTGACGTGCACGTCGAAGGTGACCTTCTGGCGGATGAAGCGCCGCGGGATGAGGTGCGACACCACGCGGACCGCCCCGTCGTCAGCCAGATCCAGTCGCTGCCCGGAAATCTCCACCACCGGCCGGTACGGATTGTCGGCCGTCGCCGCGACGACCTTCGCCTCGACTCCCGTGCTCAGCTTGACCGACGTGCCCGTGGGATACGGCACGACGCGCCGCTTGAAAGCCTCGACGACCGCGGGATCGAAGTGATCGGCCGCGGAGACCAGGCGGTAGGCGATCGCGGGTTCCAGGCGTTTCCGGTACGGCACGTCCGAGATCATGGCGTCGTACGCGTCCACCAGGCCGATGATCGAGGCGGCCTCGGAGATGGTCCGGCGCGCCAGACCCCGGGGGTAGCCGGAGCCGTCCCAGCGTTCGTGATGGGCGGCCGCCGCGATGCGGATGGTGCCCTGCGTCCAGCGAAACTGCTCGGCGAACTCGACCGAACCGCCGACGTGCGTGCGCGCCCACTGGAGTTCGGCTTCCGACAGCCGATCCGGCTTGAAGAGCAGGACCGCCGGGAGCCGCGCCTTGCCCAGATCGGCGAAGAGGGCGGCGAGCGCCAGTTCGTGCAACTGCGCTCGCTGGTAGTCGAGCGCGGTGCCGACCAGAATGGCCAGGACGGCCGAGTTGAGCGGATGCGAGTGCATGTACAGGTCGTAGACGCGCAGGTCGGGGAACTCCGAAAGCGGCTGGGACTCGATCCTGTCGAGCAGCTTGGTGGCGAAGGTGGAGGCTTGCTCCCAGAGAACTTCCCGGTCGAGGGATCCCAGCCGCGGCCTGGCGGCGCCCTCGAGCAGCAACCTGACGGTCTCCTTGCCCTCGACGTAGAGGGCATACTCGAACGGCATGCCGCGTTCGGCGTCGGCGGCCGCCTGCCGCTTGGCGTCGTAGTCGGAGACGACGCAGCGCAAGGCCTCCTCGGCCAGACCCAGCGCCGCGATCTTGTTGATGAACCCGGCGGTCAGCACGGTGCCGCCCGGCAGCAGGATCTGGTGCGACTGCGGGCTCAGGAGATCTCGCCGCAGCCGATCGCCAGGCTCCAACCGCTGCTTGACCGAAGGCGTCTCGGACTCCACGTCGGGAATGTACCCGGCCACGGGCACTAGCCGTCCACTCCGGTAGGCACCGACGACATGATGAGCTTGAGCAGCTGATCCTGATTGGTGGCGTGCATCTGCGTGGTCGCCACGCCGAAGAGGACCGCTCCGGTGGCGTCCGGCCGGGCCCAGATCACCTTGCCCTTGATGCGGGCCGTGTTGGCGGTGCCGGGGAGGATGAACATCACCTCGATCGCCTGGCCGGAGTGAGCGCGGACGCCGCGCCCGCGGATGCACATGCCGTTGAGCGAGATGTCGAGCATGGTGCCGCCGAGGCGGGGGGCGCTGTCGAGGCTGTACTCGCAGGCCAGGGACAGTTTCTGGCGATAGAAGCGCCGGGTGACCACGTTCTGGACTATGCGGCGTCCCCGCGGATCGCCGCTCAGATCGACGATTTCCTCGCCGATTTGCACGACCGGCTTGTAGAGCTTGCCCGATTCGACCAGGATGACCGCGGCTTCCTGCCCGCCGGTGATCTGCACCTTGCTCTGGAGCGGATAGGGCGCCACCGCCTTCGCGAGGGCGGCCGTCGCGGTCGCGTCGAACTGGGCCCCGGCGAGGTTCATGATCATCCGGTGCGCCAGGCCCGACTCGTTGCGGCGGCGATACGGGACGTCGGAGATCATCGCGTCGTAGACGTCGGCCACCATCACCAGGCGCGCCCCCTCGCTGATGTTGGATCCCTTGAGCGCGCGCGGGTAGCCGCTGCCGTCCATGCGCTCGTGGTGGTGGAACATGGCCATCAGCGACGCCGCCTTCAGCCAGCCGAACTCCTTGAGCAGTTCGTAGCCGCGGGCCACGTGCGATCGGACCTCCACCTCCTCTTCGGGTTCGAGGGTCCCGGCCTTGTGGCGGATGGCCGGCGGCACCAGGAACATGCCGATGTCGGCCAGGAGGGCGCCCGCGCCCAGGTGGAGCAGGTCCTCGTCGGCCCAGTCAAGCGCCGCGCCCATGGCGAGGGACATCGTGCAGACGTTTATCGAGTGGGCGTAGTCATAGACGTCGTGAACGCGCAGGTCGATGAAGTCCGCCATGTTGCGCGAGCGGATCCGGCCCTTGATGTTGTGGATCAGTTCGAAGATCGGCTGCCGCAGGATCCGTCCTTCGCGAAACTCGTAGATGGGATCGCGCTTGGTCCAGGCCTTGGCGCATTCCTCGAGCTTGAGCATGATGAGGCGCGCTTCCTGGAAGAGCGAGTAGTCGAAGAGCGGGTCCTTGCGCCGTGTCGCGGCCGCGTCGAGGCGCTGGTGCAGGTCGTAATCCGGATCGACGCACCGCAGTGCCTCTTCCCATACGCCCAGCTTGAGGATCTTGAAGATGTAGTCGTCGTCCAGGACCGTGCCGGCGGGCAGCAGCAGTTGCCCGTCGCCGGGCATCAGCAGGTCGTAGAGCAAAACGTCGCCCTTCGAGAGGGATTTCATCGCCTTTCAATATCGGCTATCGGGCACGCGCGGTCCAGTGCACCCGTCGCACGGGTATGAAGGAGGGGATGCGGAACGCCACACGTCTGGTGGTTTTCGCGCTGGGCGCGGGAATCGCGCTGGCGGCCGGCTGCAACGTGAACGTCGGGACGTCGGCCCGTACGCCGCGCGCGACGCCCAAGGCGACGACGCCGCCGCCCGGCAGCCAGCAGGCTTCCGGTAGCACGGGAGTGACGCCCGCTCCGGGAACTAAACAGTCTCCCATTGACTGAGATCCAAACCGTCGCTTGACAGCCGGTTTATCCAAGATCACAATCGCCGGATCTTCCCTTCCTGCGTTGATCCTGGAGGTGCTTGTGGGG contains these protein-coding regions:
- a CDS encoding PilZ domain-containing protein, with amino-acid sequence MSRKRTLEAGDTLARDLLHPQTAQILLPAGTVLTESYIFKIELLRLTDVAIECLRPPPQEEENEPDAAPGLQGPMDFDLFSKAKEVMVRLEELGRAYGTARGFKALDSFGIREILTDLVQIMVDRLEKVLPGRYMDLRCHDYYLYSHSINVAMMSIAMGLALKYDRTRLFTLGSAALLADIGKFRLPRHLLHKTEELSEAERALVQDHGRLGAEVVSNFNWARGSILFVIENHHERFDGSGYPRGLRGSQIGEEAAIVGLADAYDAMISDQPYRKRLDPAVAYRIIQSLAGKEWDPGLVWAFQRYIAPYPLNSLVKLNTGQEARVIAVRPEHLNRPIVMADGNEYDLSKDRERRIVAAIIPRRYYREKITMSVEVRVHGRDVFPGTLSDLSLNGLSLVDSPIKADPGTEVDVTIPIPAKRASIQIKGNVVWCKANSDGKYQMGLAFKQISATNKQALLETMWGPAQAPARLPPKS
- a CDS encoding PilZ domain-containing protein, whose product is MPVAGYIPDVESETPSVKQRLEPGDRLRRDLLSPQSHQILLPGGTVLTAGFINKIAALGLAEEALRCVVSDYDAKRQAAADAERGMPFEYALYVEGKETVRLLLEGAARPRLGSLDREVLWEQASTFATKLLDRIESQPLSEFPDLRVYDLYMHSHPLNSAVLAILVGTALDYQRAQLHELALAALFADLGKARLPAVLLFKPDRLSEAELQWARTHVGGSVEFAEQFRWTQGTIRIAAAAHHERWDGSGYPRGLARRTISEAASIIGLVDAYDAMISDVPYRKRLEPAIAYRLVSAADHFDPAVVEAFKRRVVPYPTGTSVKLSTGVEAKVVAATADNPYRPVVEISGQRLDLADDGAVRVVSHLIPRRFIRQKVTFDVHVTDPGGLAIVGKAMDLSLGGLCIEADTAPQLGADLYVRLVGAGRELVLIGHVLWVRHGEGGKSVFALSAIPAGEEDRESLMSVLLDAAGIAP
- a CDS encoding PilZ domain-containing protein, translating into MKSLSKGDVLLYDLLMPGDGQLLLPAGTVLDDDYIFKILKLGVWEEALRCVDPDYDLHQRLDAAATRRKDPLFDYSLFQEARLIMLKLEECAKAWTKRDPIYEFREGRILRQPIFELIHNIKGRIRSRNMADFIDLRVHDVYDYAHSINVCTMSLAMGAALDWADEDLLHLGAGALLADIGMFLVPPAIRHKAGTLEPEEEVEVRSHVARGYELLKEFGWLKAASLMAMFHHHERMDGSGYPRALKGSNISEGARLVMVADVYDAMISDVPYRRRNESGLAHRMIMNLAGAQFDATATAALAKAVAPYPLQSKVQITGGQEAAVILVESGKLYKPVVQIGEEIVDLSGDPRGRRIVQNVVTRRFYRQKLSLACEYSLDSAPRLGGTMLDISLNGMCIRGRGVRAHSGQAIEVMFILPGTANTARIKGKVIWARPDATGAVLFGVATTQMHATNQDQLLKLIMSSVPTGVDG